From a region of the Hemibagrus wyckioides isolate EC202008001 linkage group LG14, SWU_Hwy_1.0, whole genome shotgun sequence genome:
- the etf1a gene encoding eukaryotic peptide chain release factor subunit 1-like, with translation MADDPSAADRNVEIWKIKKLIKSLEAARGNGTSMISLIIPPKDQISRVAKMLADEFGTASNIKSRVNRLSVLGAITSVQQRLKLYNKVPPNGLVVYCGTIVTEEGKEKKVNIDFEPFKPINTSLYLCDNKFHTEALTALLSDDSKFGFIVIDGSGALFGTLQGNTREVLHKFTVDLPKKHGRGGQSALRFARLRMEKRHNYVRKVAETAVQLFVSNDKVNVAGLVLAGSADFKTELSQSDMFDPRLQAKVLKLVDISYGGENGFNQAIELSAEVLSNVKFIQEKKLIGRYFDEISQDTGKYCFGVEDTLKALEMGAVEILIVYENLDTMRYILRVHGAEGNGAENDEKTIYLTPEQEKDKSHFTDKETGQEHELIECMPLLEWFANNYKKFGATLEIVTDKSQEGSQFVKGFGGIGGILRYRVDFQGMEYQGEDDEFFDLDDY, from the exons taatgGGACCAGTATGATTTCGCTGATCATCCCTCCTAAAGATCAGATCTCCAGAGTGGCCAAGATGCTGGCTGACGAGTTTGGCACAGCTTCCAACATCAAGAGCAGAGTCAACAGACTGTCTGTGCTCGGAGCCATCACCTCTGTACAGCAGAGACTCAAACTCTAcaacaaag tGCCCCCAAATGGTCTAGTAGTTTACTGTGGCACCATAGTGACTGAAGAAGGCAAAGAGAAAAAAGTCAACATTGACTTTGAGCCTTTCAAACCCATCAATACCTCGCTTTATCTCTGTGACAACAAATTTCACACTGAG GCTCTGACAGCGTTGTTGTCTGACGACAGCAAATTTGGCTTTATCGTGATCGATGGTAGCGGCGCACTATTCGGGACCTTACAGGGCAACACCAGAGAAGTGCTTCACAAATTCACAGTGGACCTACCCAAAAAACACG gtcGTGGAGGACAGTCTGCGCTGCGTTTTGCACGATTGAGAATGGAGAAGAGACATAACTACGTGCGCAAGGTGGCCGAGACGGCGGTGCAACTCTTTGTGTCCAATGATAAAGTCAACGTAGCTGGCTTGGTGCTGGCTGGATCAGCAGACTTCAAGACCGAACTCAGCCAGTCCGACATGTTTGACCCG AGGTTACAGGCAAAGGTGTTGAAGCTGGTGGACATCTCTTACGGAGGAGAGAATGGTTTCAACCAGGCAATCGAGCTTTCAGCCGAGGTGCTCTCCAACGTCAAATTCATCCAGGAGAAGAAACTAATAG GTCGCTATTTCGATGAGATCAGCCAGGACACGGGGAAATACTGTTTCGGTGTAGAGGACACGCTGAAGGCCCTGGAGATGGGAGCTGTGGAGATCCTCATTGTTTACGAGAACCTGGACACCATGAGATACATCCTACGAGTACATGGGGCTGAGGGCAACGGAGCAGaaaacg ATGAGAAGACCATTTATTTGACACCTGAGCAAGAGAAGGACAAGTCCCACTTCACAGacaaggag ACGGGGCAGGAGCATGAGCTGATCGAGTGTATGCCACTGCTGGAGTGGTTTGCTAATAACTACAAAAAGTTTGGCGCCACGCTGGAGATCGTCACAGACAAAAGTCAAGAGGGTTCGCAGTTCGTGAAGGGATTTGGAGGAATCGGAG gtatcTTGCGGTACAGAGTGGATTTCCAGGGGATGGAATACCAGGGAGAAGACGACGAGTTTTTCGATTTGGATGACTACTAG